In Ostrinia nubilalis chromosome 12, ilOstNubi1.1, whole genome shotgun sequence, one DNA window encodes the following:
- the LOC135076727 gene encoding uncharacterized protein LOC135076727: MRPFKCCHCDYTAARKAEMALHLRSHTALLSLQALKLHMRPFKCCHCDYTAARKAEMALHLRSHTGVKPYACNHGDCTYRSADHNAMRRHKKTHSKESVYQCKYCPYTAIQSTVFAAHMLSKHPNVSSNQLHQCPYCPFKTVNKDKFLVHLSTHSDKKEIQLLLEMNAKSNKPSWTIPSNAEPEKNPTQDSTPNKQSDETNAIEVFDCDSISESLPQNYSKSYCNTSSGDVPQPDYNSQVIVTDLSKDDNNSDCLISESSNDTMMERHQYPSQHTLQLPYDNTQSNLHGFLNTSVSMKPTFLQNNDVNSLAASHTSMGNNCNKIMGNFPIRLPPVPQISVRNNIMLKPVDKLSLPITKVTGPIITPTQILPVPSSSNSPVSIQLEPDGMPRKKPKISVKSNLILKGPDQENMFHSQQKMAFKRLEDNERFGLGSPMTFNNLITTHTMMAYSEDNMLGDSASTPVGNEMNDNSQIFTFNQQMNVNSITMLPPPEKIQTNDPSYIKLEATIKQNTQSPSLERMCNANILGSQAISHEYKASPPLEDIHKNMSEIKNEVKSDAFYNLPLNNTATNPSILDQYLLDNIIGGHMDLSSVVLPEVSDEQTDVIEIDDNSDDNKLLPRFDMNFPLESLYVMHNDFHFLENDVPANNMPEVAVSEMNRIVTEMPIINQKDNLDIVPPDNSNNDFQNFIQGKKDPMMNTSVRPSTNKINVKNIELMKN, encoded by the exons ATGCGGCCCTTCAAGTGCTGCCACTGCGACTACACCGCCGCCAGGAAGGCCGAGATGGCGCTGCACCTGCGCTCGCATACGG CATTGCTCAGTTTGCAAGCGCTGAAGCTGCATATGCGGCCCTTCAAGTGCTGCCACTGCGACTACACCGCCGCCAGGAAGGCCGAGATGGCGCTGCACTTGCGCTCGCATACCG GTGTGAAGCCCTACGCATGTAATCATGGCGACTGCACCTACAGATCCGCCGATCACAACGCAATGCGACGCCACAAGAAAACGCACTCCAAAGAGAGCGTCTACCAATGCAAGTACTGCCCATACACCGCCATCCAATCAACCGTGTTCGCGGCGCATATGCTCTCGAAACACCCCAACGTTAGCTCAAACCAACTCCACCAGTGCCCCTACTGCCCCTTCAAAACAGTCAACAAAGACAAATTCCTCGTCCACCTCTCCACTCACTCGGACAAAAAGGAAATCCAGCTCCTACTCGAAATGAACGCCAAATCCAATAAACCGAGCTGGACCATACCGAGCAATGCGGAGCCAGAGAAAAACCCGACACAAGACTCCACTCCCAATAAACAGAGTGACGAAACTAACGCCATAGAAGTGTTCGATTGCGACAGTATCTCCGAGAGCTTGCCGCAAAACTACTCAAAAAGCTACTGTAACACATCCAGCGGCGACGTCCCCCAACCCGACTATAACTCACAAGTGATCGTGACGGATCTCAGCAAAGATGACAACAATTCAGACTGCTTAATCTCCGAGAGCTCAAACGACACCATGATGGAAAGGCACCAGTATCCCTCGCAACACACCTTGCAGTTGCCTTACGATAACACGCAGTCGAATCTCCACGGGTTTCTGAATACGTCTGTATCAATGAAACCGACATTCCTCCAAAATAATGACGTGAATTCTCTCGCTGCCAGCCACACCTCGATGGggaataactgcaataaaatcaTGGGAAATTTCCCCATTAGGTTACCCCCAGTGCCGCAAATATCCGTTCGAAACAATATAATGCTGAAGCCCGTAGATAAGCTCTCTTTGCCTATTACAAAAGTGACAGGCCCCATAATAACGCCAACCCAGATATTACCCGTTCCATCTTCGAGTAACTCGCCAGTAAGCATCCAACTAGAACCTGATGGAATGCCAAGAAAAAAGCCGAAAATATCCGTGAAAAGCAACTTGATATTGAAAGGTCCAGATCAAGAAAATATGTTCCATTCGCAGCAGAAGATGGCGTTCAAAAGGCTGGAGGATAACGAAAGGTTCGGGTTAGGAAGCCCCATGACCTTCAACAATCTCATCACCACTCATACCATGATGGCGTACTCGGAAGACAATATGCTAGGGGATTCGGCGTCCACTCCCGTTGGCAATGAAATGAATGACAACTCCCAAATATTTACATTCAACCAGCAAATGAATGTGAATTCCATTACTATGCTCCCTCCGCCGGAGAAAATTCAAACAAACGATCCCAGTTACATTAAACTAGAGGCGACTATAAAGCAGAACACCCAGTCGCCGAGTCTCGAGCGGATGTGCAACGCGAACATCCTCGGCAGCCAGGCCATCAGCCACGAGTACAAAGCCTCCCCGCCCCTTGAAGACATACACAAAAATATGAGCGAAATAAAAAACGAGGTGAAATCCGACGCTTTTTACAACCTACCGCTGAACAATACCGCGACGAACCCGTCTATATTAGACCAGTATTTGTTGGACAACATCATAGGTGGGCATATGGATTTGTCCTCGGTGGTTCTTCCAGAAGTCTCTGATGAACAGACTGACGTCATCGAGATCGACGACAATTCGGACGACAACAAGTTGCTGCCGCGATTCGACATGAACTTCCCCCTAGAGTCTTTGTATGTGATGCACAATGATTTCCACTTCTTAGAAAATGATGTTCCCGCAAATAACATGCCTGAAGTTGCTGTGAGCGAAATGAACAGAATAGTAACGGAGATGCCTATTATCAACCAAAAAGACAATTTAGATATCGTTCCTCCCGATAACTCGAATAACGACTTCCAAAACTTCATACAGGGCAAAAAGGATCCTATGATGAATACGTCAGTGAGACCGTctactaacaaaataaatgttaaaaatattgaattaatgaaaaattga
- the LOC135076728 gene encoding zinc finger protein 62 homolog — translation MNSQVCVTCRNEKVVNLTDNRLVTESCGHVKCMDCLLHEKSGCSACLASIQECTEPDDEVCGDDSPEPPEVPLVYEKEKEIASEVYNDYEKKKKPETSHIRIETDANGRCYVCTVCNKRFHARSQVAYHAYCNGQRKPFQCPECTKSFATHSHFKYHMRVHRNERTYACDVCGDSFFQMSKLQRHKLKHSTEEKKFVCVQCSKGFNNLSSLRKHELTHSEARPYACAICARRFRDSSNYRKHVAKHDDKKCGCGRGCALCAAPVPERRAHQCPRCPRAFHSRKDMRRHQAVHTGQCPPSTDRCRSGARTSARAARAPSTRARTCAATRPCTPVSVLRPQTGAGAARAPVPALPARLPLAQGHAPPPGRAHRSVSSVHRQVPERRAHQCPRCPRAFHSRKDMRRHQAVHTGQCPPSTDRCRSGARTSARAARAPSTRARTCAATRPCTPVSVLRPQTGAGAARAPVPALPARLPLAQGHAPPPGRAHRSVSSVHRQVPERRAHQCPRCPRAFHSRKDMRRHQAVHTGQCPPSTDRCRTGALPARLPLAQGHAPPPGRAHRSVSSVHRQVPERRAHQCPRCPRAFHSRKDMRRHQAVHTGQCPPSTDRCRTGALPARLPLAQGHAPPPGRAHRSVSSVHRQVPERRAHQCPRCPRAFHSRKDMRRHQAVHTGQCPPSTDRCRTGALPARLPLAQGHAPPPGRAHRSVSSVHRQVPERRAHQCPRCPRAFHSRKDMRRHQATGAGLVRCPRAFHSRKDMRRHQAVHTGQCPPSTDRCRSGARTSARAARAPSTRARTCAATRPCTPVSVLRPQTGAGAARAPVPALPARLPLAQGHAPPPGRAHRSVSSVHRQVPERRAHQCPRCPRAFHSRKDMRRHQAVHTDSKPFRCKVCNRRFRRKDNLERHIRNTHPDQSPATAVDCDVGALKQLAANGRSDPPQDTPDAPPQNNDKSILKILNPLPPLPQEVIQKHMSVDNTQEKDVIDKSYILEANHARQSVIVGKCSFDRKPPSPQGNEYVHKIRKANSMASQKNIPLPPIDEKKILELEQKTSANNLDVGALPKDMELYKKILYGKSELDGAACEDDTKLSSKMHWRQKMKLNIN, via the exons ATGAATTCCCAAGTTTGTGTTACTTGTCGCAATGAGAAGGTGGTGAACCTGACGGATAACCGGCTAGTGACGGAGAGCTGTGGGCATGTCAAGTGTATGGACTGCTTGCTGCACGAGAAGTCTGGATGCAGCGCTTGTTTAGCGTCTATTCAAGAGTGCACCGAACCTGACGACGAAGTGTGTGGAGATGACAGCCCCGAACCCCCCGAGGTGCCTTTGGTATACGAAAAGGAGAAGGAAATCGCATCGGAAGTTTataatgattatgaaaaaaagaaaaagccgGAGACGTCTCATATTAGAATAGAAACTG ATGCAAATGGAAGATGCTATGTGTGTACTGTTTGTAATAAGAGATTCCATGCCAGGAGCCAGGTTGCATATCATGCTTATTGCAATGGACAGCGGAAACCGTTTCAATGTCCGGAGTGTACCAAG AGCTTTGCCACGCACTCTCACTTCAAGTACCACATGAGGGTTCATCGGAATGAGCGCACATACGCCTGTGACGTTTGTGGGGACAGCTTCTTTCAGATGTCCAAACTGCAGCGGCACAAGCTCAAGCATTCAA CAGAAGAGAAAAAGTTCGTATGTGTGCAGTGCAGCAAAGGTTTCAATAACCTGTCATCGCTGCGCAAGCACGAGCTCACGCACAGCGAGGCGCGGCCCTACGCGTGCGCCATCTGCGCGCGTCGCTTCCGTGACAGCTCCAACTACAGGAAGCACGTAGCTAAGCACGACG ACAAGAAATGCGGTTGTGGACGCGGCTGTGCGCTGTGCGCGGCACCGGTGCCGGAGCGGCGCGCGCACCAGTGCCCGCGCTGCCCGCGCGCCTTCCACTCGCGCAAGGACATGCGCCGCCACCAGGCCGTGCACACCGGTCAGTGTCCTCCGTCCACAGACAGGTGCCGGAGCGGCGCGCGCACCAGTGCCCGCGCTGCCCGCGCGCCTTCCACTCGCGCAAGGACATGCGCCGCCACCAGGCCGTGCACACCGGTCAGTGTCCTCCGTCCACAGACAGGTGCCGGAGCGGCGCGCGCACCAGTGCCCGCGCTGCCCGCGCGCCTTCCACTCGCGCAAGGACATGCGCCGCCACCAGGCCGTGCACACCGGTCAGTGTCCTCCGTCCACAGACAGGTGCCGGAGCGGCGCGCGCACCAGTGCCCGCGCTGCCCGCGCGCCTTCCACTCGCGCAAGGACATGCGCCGCCACCAGGCCGTGCACACCGGTCAGTGTCCTCCGTCCACAGACAGGTGCCGGAGCGGCGCGCGCACCAGTGCCCGCGCTGCCCGCGCGCCTTCCACTCGCGCAAGGACATGCGCCGCCACCAGGCCGTGCACACCGGTCAGTGTCCTCCGTCCACAGACAGGTGCCGGAGCGGCGCGCGCACCAGTGCCCGCGCTGCCCGCGCGCCTTCCACTCGCGCAAGGACATGCGCCGCCACCAGGCCGTGCACACCGGTCAGTGTCCTCCGTCCACAGACAGGTGCCGGAGCGGCGCGCGCACCAGTGCCCGCGCTGCCCGCGCGCCTTCCACTCGCGCAAGGACATGCGCCGCCACCAGGCCGTGCACACCGGTCAGTGTCCTCCGTCCACAGACAGGTGCCGGACTGGTGCGCTGCCCGCGCGCCTTCCACTCGCGCAAGGACATGCGCCGCCACCAGGCCGTGCACACCGGTCAGTGTCCTCCGTCCACAGACAGGTGCCGGAGCGGCGCGCGCACCAGTGCCCGCGCTGCCCGCGCGCCTTCCACTCGCGCAAGGACATGCGCCGCCACCAGGCCGTGCACACCGGTCAGTGTCCTCCGTCCACAGACAGGTGCCGGACTGGTGCGCTGCCCGCGCGCCTTCCACTCGCGCAAGGACATGCGCCGCCACCAGGCCGTGCACACCGGTCAGTGTCCTCCGTCCACAGACAGGTGCCGGAGCGGCGCGCGCACCAGTGCCCGCGCTGCCCGCGCGCCTTCCACTCGCGCAAGGACATGCGCCGCCACCAGGCCGTGCACACCGGTCAGTGTCCTCCGTCCACAGACAGGTGCCGGACTGGTGCGCTGCCCGCGCGCCTTCCACTCGCGCAAGGACATGCGCCGCCACCAGGCCGTGCACACCGGTCAGTGTCCTCCGTCCACAGACAGGTGCCGGAGCGGCGCGCGCACCAGTGCCCGCGCTGCCCGCGCGCCTTCCACTCGCGCAAGGACATGCGCCGCCACCAGGCC ACAGGTGCCGGACTGGTGCGCTGCCCGCGCGCCTTCCACTCGCGCAAGGACATGCGCCGCCACCAGGCCGTGCACACCGGTCAGTGTCCTCCGTCCACAGACAGGTGCCGGAGCGGCGCGCGCACCAGTGCCCGCGCTGCCCGCGCGCCTTCCACTCGCGCAAGGACATGCGCCGCCACCAGGCCGTGCACACCGGTCAGTGTCCTCCGTCCACAGACAGGTGCCGGAGCGGCGCGCGCACCAGTGCCCGCGCTGCCCGCGCGCCTTCCACTCGCGCAAGGACATGCGCCGCCACCAGGCCGTGCACACCGGTCAGTGTCCTCCGTCCACAGACAGGTGCCGGAGCGGCGCGCGCACCAGTGCCCGCGCTGCCCGCGCGCCTTCCACTCGCGCAAGGACATGCGCCGCCACCAGGCCGTGCACACCG ATTCAAAACCCTTCCGCTGCAAGGTATGCAACAGGCGCTTCAGGCGTAAAGACAACTTAGAACGTCACATTCGCAACACGCATCCCGACCAATCGCCCGCGACCGCCGTGGACTGTGACGTAGGAGCCCTGAAGCAACTCGCAGCCAACGGCCGCTCAGACCCTCCCCAAGACACTCCCGATGCTCCCCCACAGAATAACGACAAATCCATCCTCAAAATCctcaaccccctcccccctcTTCCGCAAGAAGTCATCCAAAAACACATGAGCGTCGACAACACTCAAGAGAAAGACGTCATCGACAAATCGTACATTCTAGAAGCGAACCACGCCCGGCAGAGCGTCATAGTCGGCAAGTGCAGTTTTGACCGTAAACCGCCGAGCCCGCAAGGCAATGAGTACGTGCACAAAATCCGAAAAGCGAACTCTATGGCCAGCCAGAAGAACATTCCTCTTCCGCCAATAGATGAGAAGAAGATTCTGGAGTTGGAACAGAAAACGAGCGCCAATAACTTGGACGTGGGCGCTCTTCCGAAAGACATGGAGCTGTACAAGAAGATATTGTATGGGAAGTCGGAGCTGGACGGCGCTGCGTGCGAAGACGACACCAAGCTGAGCTCCAAAATGCACTGGAGGCAGAAAATGAAGCTAAATATTAACTG A
- the LOC135076725 gene encoding zinc finger protein 236-like has translation MNPQCFFINLNRATMNNANMNIEQKPTAAKEKLMSYEEKSVGSTPFFKCEACPYMALAEDDIKFHLFTVHPDLAKSNGLAENIQIPCPGCTSIFDAEETLRTHLRNHHKMGIKDIKKMVKSLVQIALKNAKLKKEEKTNDTPPPLPIQQVVTDMKIPQVIEIIPDAVNANNQLPEGVAFISVDELNKMSTPNFEKVDPKNLIQEASINIVYTNEVSTQYVNVSEAGASSASHNVVQVSNIPPDLISSVQPRIAALPSTNTNATNLPSPISKTKEDGLISDRSAEVNDNSIEEVKETGEACPLCPVHLADEKNQAYHRKCHQNGHLVCPECKRAFVAVDALHNHLWKIHNIDLELPTCEVCGFKTYKKYRLFNVHMKCHGNVKNYICSICSKPFKNANQLSKHKQIHRKEKKQCSVCKLEFSTPRRMELHMAAVHDKLRPFKCCHCDYTAARKAEMALHLRSHTAFFLVGHLSEWSWLR, from the exons ATGAATCCGCAATGTTTCTTTATAAACTTGAACAGGGCTACAATGAACAATGCCAACATGAACATCGAACAAAAACCTACTGCAGCGAAGGAGAAGCTCATGTCCTACGAGGAGAAATCGGTAGGATCCACCCCATTTTTCAAATGCGAAGCCTGTCCTTACATGGCGCTCGCCGAGGACGATATAAAGTTTCACTTGTTCACTGTGCACCCTGACCTAGCCAAGAGCAACGGGCTCGCAGAAAACATACAGATCCCATGTCCGGGCTGCACCAGCATCTTCGACGCCGAGGAAACTCTGAGAACTCACTTGCGGAACCATCACAAAATGGGTATCAAAGACATAAAGAAAATGGTAAAGAGTCTAGTCCAAATCGCTCTGAAAAACgccaaattaaaaaaagaagaaaagacTAATGATACACCACCTCCTCTGCCCATACAGCAGGTAGTAACAGACATGAAGATTCCCCAAGTGATTGAGATTATCCCTGACGCAGTTAATGCTAACAACCAATTGCCCGAAGGTGTTGCTTTCATATCAGTTGATGAGCTGAACAAAATGAGCACTCCAAACTTTGAAAAGGTTGACCCAAAGAATTTAATTCAAGAAGCCAGTATAAATATTGTGTACACAAATGAAGTATCAACTCAGTATGTTAATGTGAGTGAAGCAGGGGCCTCTAGTGCTAGTCATAATGTTGTCCAGGTGTCTAACATTCCCCCAGATCTGATATCATCAGTGCAGCCAAGGATAGCAGCTTTGCCATCTACAAACACGAATGCTACAAATTTGCCATCTCCTATTTCTAAAACAAAGGAAGATGGATTAATTTCAGATAGATCTGCTGAAGTGAATGACAATAGCATAGAAGAGGTAAAAGAAACTGGTGAGGCATGTCCACTTTGTCCTGTACATCTTGCAGATGAGAAGAATCAAGCGTACCACAGGAAGTGCCATCAAAATGGTCACTTGGTGTGTCCAGAATGTAAGAGAGCTTTTGTGGCGGTTGATGCTCTTCATAACCATTTATGGAAAATACATAACATAGATCTGGAACTGCCGACGTGTGAAGTGTGTGGATtcaaaacatacaaaaaatatagacTCTTCAATGTCCATATGAAATGCCATGGGAATGTGAAAAACTATATTT GCTCAATATGTTCAAAACCGTTCAAGAACGCCAATCAACTGTCGAAGCACAAGCAGATCCATCGGAAAGAGAAGAAGCAATGCTCCGTCTGCAAACTTGAGTTCAGTACTCCGCGCCGCATGGAGTTACACATGGCGGCCGTGCACGACAAGCTGCGGCCCTTCAAGTGCTGCCACTGCGACTACACCGCCGCCAGGAAGGCCGAGATGGCGTTACATCTGCGCTCGCATACCG CCTTCTTCTTAGTCGGAcacttgtcagagtggtcgtggttgcgctga
- the LOC135076591 gene encoding uncharacterized protein LOC135076591, which yields MQENLVNDVVELYKEKKWKDIVEKYHDHPDRNKLLWVFPSEENLSFLRKHLQRLRCDKVLSIGCGSGLLEWIITEATGIPVSGVEIDGAWWHCKYAPPTFIPLLFTANKLERDIITLLQESHNTALLFCYFNNREAFKEYLKYFSGKVVVIIGPADGKGVHTDPRPFGGISEEWTLYHSQEVRDSKDFIAIYSRNCL from the exons ATGCAGGAGAACTTAGTGAACGATGTTGTGGAGCTCTATAAAGAGAAGAAATGGAAGGACATAGTTGAGAAGTATCACGATCATCCAGATAGGAACAAGTTACTGTGGGTGTTTCCCTCTGAGGAGAATTTGAGTTTTCTTCGGAAACATTTGCAGCGGTTGCGTTGTGATAAAGTGCTAAGTATTGGCTGCGGGAGTGGGCTGCTGGAGTGGATAATTACGGAGGCCACGG GTATACCGGTATCAGGAGTAGAGATAGACGGGGCGTGGTGGCACTGCAAGTACGCCCCACCCACGTTTATACCCCTCCTCTTCACTGCCAACAAGTTAGAAAGAGACATCATAACGCTACTTCAAGAATCACACAATACAGCCCTCTTGTTTTGTTACTTCAACAATAGAGAGGCATTTAAGGAGTATTTGAAGTACTTCTCGGGAAAAGTCGTAGTTATTATTGGGCCTGCAGATGGAAAAGGCGTCCATACCGACCCCAGACCATTCGGCGGGATCAGCGAAGAATGGACACTGTACCACAGCCAAGAAGTGAGGGATAGCAAAGATTTCATCGCAATATATTCCAGAAATTGTTTATAA
- the LOC135076726 gene encoding transcriptional repressor CTCFL-like: MRPFKCCHCDYTAARKAEMALHLRSHTEHCSVCKRMKLHMRPFKCCHCDYTAARNIFLSMARKAEMALPPALAYRCHHKQRSVCKLEFSTPRRMELHMAAVHDKLRPFKCCHCDYTAARKAEMALHLRSHTDRALLSLQAHEAAYAALQCCHCDYTAARKAEMALHLRSHTGQ, encoded by the exons ATGCGGCCCTTCAAGTGCTGCCACTGCGACTACACCGCCGCCAGGAAGGCCGAGATGGCGCTGCACCTGCGCTCCCATACCG AGCATTGCTCAGTCTGCAAGCGCATGAAGCTGCATATGCGGCCCTTCAAGTGCTGCCACTGCGACTACACCGCCGCCAGGAACATATTCTTATCTATGGCCAGGAAGGCCGAGATGGCGCTGCCACCTGCGCTCGCATACCG ATGCCATCACAAGCAGCGCTCGGTTTGTAAGTTAGAGTTCAGTACTCCGCGGCGCATGGAGCTACACATGGCGGCCGTGCACGACAAGCTGCGGCCCTTCAAGTGCTGCCACTGCGACTACACCGCCGCCAGGAAGGCCGAGATGGCGCTGCACCTACGCTCCCATACAG ACAGAGCATTGCTCAGTCTGCAAGCGCATGAAGCTGCATATGCCGCCCTTCAGTGCTGCCACTGCGACTACACCGCCGCCAGGAAGGCCGAGATGGCGTTGCACCTACGCTCCCATACCGGTCAGTGA